Genomic window (Maylandia zebra isolate NMK-2024a linkage group LG11, Mzebra_GT3a, whole genome shotgun sequence):
tgctttcccaacctggaagcaacatgaaggagctcatgtatcggatattaccaaacgaaggcgtctagcctggatagcagccgtgagacgagctgatatcaaGTTCTGTTACGTCTCCAGATATCAGCTGGTGTGctcaagacattttcattccggtaagttctaaatatgttcacatcACACTTTATAGCTGAATAATATCATCGTTGGTGGTCTCGGAAGTTATAGAAATTGCGATCAAACATCGGAGTGACTTGATTGGTTGatgtaaagacaataaatgaaatgagacagGAAGGACACAAATTGGCGTTAATAATTTACCCGATTATCAATGTGTTAACTTGCATGTACTTTACAATTATGGGCATATAATATGATAACGATATTTTAGCAGTTAAATGATAAATGTGTAACATTAATTATGGTGGGGGGTGAAAAATGGCTATTTCACTCGATGCACTCCAGCTGACTTACTTTGACGACGTACTCAGAGTTTGGCGGCttgaaaatagccaaatcttgcacccagccatttgtaaattggatgacttgtaattacgaaactggttcgctgtgtaagcgcttactccacaaacaagataggtgaagatatcggggtaggacagtggcggtaagtcgtctgggtctttactccactgccgtatttcatatgggtccagatttgcgatgcactctattttttttcaagtaccgctgcttcgcctctggacgcaatcggtctctataccgtccgttttcttttgagctgcttttaagcatgtttcttgtcgtcgtcgttccaacacagtgtgtttgttttgattcgtagaccccgaaaatggagctgcgctcccacaatgcattgcggcgttacgtcaactccaaagccctgttGACAGATGGTATCTCAGGAAGTTGGAGGGAAGCATCCACACACAaaggagtggggggggggggagtcttttgtctctttttccaCTGTAGATAGCAAGGGAGACGGGGAAAGACCCCCAATTCCTGCTGTCTTTACtatttagatatttattttttactcttGCACACTCAGCCACATATCgtttcattgtacatgtacaatgacaataaagacctattctattctattctattctatttctcCTGTGTGAGCTGGACACAGGTGTAGCCGACTGTAGTTTCCTGTTGGTCGTGTTGTTCTTGAACGCTGCTGTAGACGTTATTAGGAAGCTGAAACCACAGACAGATGTGAAAACAGTGAAGAGGACAGAAACACAGGAAGATGGCTGTTAGTTTGCTCCGTAAAGGAATCACTgatctcttcttctttctcccaTTAGACGTCATCTCACCCCACTTAGCCTACTGCATCGTCTGCTTATTATTCTTACCAAGTCATCACATTATAAATATATCTTAATCCATCCCATTATCCTCAATAAAAGGGGTAAAGTGTGTTAAACAGTTCCTCCCATCAGTAACTCACCTTCAGCAGCTCTCTGACCCTCTGCTGCTCTCAGCCTCCTGTAACAATATGACTGATTttacaatcaaatatcaaaaactacaaagaaaacaaacatgtgGATAAAGAAGGATGACATGTGAGTCAGGGTTAAGATTATAATTATTCATAATATGCTGTGaacatatttaacaaaatcattaagtgtttaaaagaataaacaGTAAGAATCAGTTAAACAAACCCACAAACTGAGAAAGTGAAGCGTGTTGGGTGTTATTGTGTATTTGTGAGATCTGAGTATGAAAAATGATTTGATGTAAAATTGTTTTCACAGGTGTGACGATGGAATTGAGATATTTCCCCCACATGTGTTTTATCATGTAAGAAACAGCAGGAAATGCTCTGTTTAGGTGAGGGAGCTGTGGGAGGTTCAGGGCAGACGAGTCAACGCACATATATACACGAGGCGTGAGAGACGGAGGCTGATTTCACATTTGTACTTCAGATCATTTCTGTTTCCTGACATCAGACCTCCACCTGTGCTGTGGGCTTGATGCTAACACTTACACAGGCTGCTGAACCAAAGCTCAGCTGTCCGTCTCTTCAGCTCTTTGTGTGGAAGTGTTGGCAGAGAAAGCTTTACTGTTATACTGTTAATCACACAGGTGATGTAATGTTACATACGTGTACTTTACATGAACACAAGTAAAATCACTAAAACGTAATATAACTCAGGTTCAGCACAGCcaccttcagctgctgctgaagAGGAACTCAGACTGATTTGTACCTTTCGACGATGAAGAGCACGAGCGCGATCACAACCAGCAGGACAACAAACACCACACCAGGTATCGGAGGAAGGTTTCCACcagctgtgaaaacagaaacataTGTAGAAATCAGCACAAACTGTCGGTATGTTACGGGTTGGAAGTGAGAAAGCTCTGATAGAAATATAGCTTTGAAACAacctgtttttatgtatttatatatgtttaagtCAGTTTTCATCCTGCATGTAATTTATCCTGAGTGATGAGTTTGTGCTGTCAGTGAAGTGACCTGAGCGTCCGATCATGTTTCTACTAACTTTAGTTTTCACAGAATGTCACTGGGTGCTGTCGAGGTGgtgttttgctaaaaaaaagaaaaaagaaaaacgtttTACTCACATGTTGTAACTTTATTGACTAAATAGAAAAACTAGTGATAAAAGAATTCATCCACTCGGACATAAATAGAGGGGACATGGTCCCCGTGTCTCTCTGGTtagaggttttcttttctttctttccctctccctcactcccctctgcctgggcggagcttgTTACGGGCTCTTgctcttggcccacgcacctgtgtGATTGTCACCACCTGCTGCTGTTCTGGCTGATTCCCCAGCTACTATTGAAGGCAGTTGCACAGAGCAGCTCTCCGCTGGAACGCAGAGTCTCCTGAGTTCGTTCTCTCAGCTTCTTTAAAGAAGTCCCTGTGTGTATTTACCTGTGGTACTAACTACTGTTTCCTGTATGTAGATATCCCCCTCCTGGACCAGATTACAGACCTATCGTGTGTGTGGCGGTGTGAGTGGAGTTTTGGAGCGATTGCGGCTGAAgaggagtgagtgtgtgtggattACCCCCTTCTCCCTGGAGCCCCTCCCAACTcactgtataataataataataataataataatggattggatttatatagcacccaaatcaaggcacccaaagcgctttacaataccactattcattcactctcgcattcacacactggtggaggcagctacagttgtagccacagctgccctggggcagactgacagaagcgaggctgccatatcgcgccatcggcccctctgagGTGTTCCATATTGTAAATAAACTGCCTTCGTTTGTGTGCAAAGAACTGTGTCTGTGCTTGAGATCCAGTAGCCATGCTTTTTAATTCTGCTGCAGATCTCATTAGATCATCTGAGGACAGAGGATGCACAGGTGAGTCCACCTGTGATGTTTAAAACAGGCTAACATTGCTGAAACATACAAACCACGGCAGGACTcaacaaatacattttcatttgtaTTCAAGTCATTTGAGTTCTTCAGATGTTTCACTTTTTGtgtctgaaagtctgtgtttgggggaaaaagtgattttatttttttaagggttTGCAAAAGTCACAATAAGTTTTGGAGGCTCATAAAATCCTTTGATATGTTAAAACAAAACTTGAATGTTTGCaaaaatgattattattattatttgaggtTCCTTCCTGCCAAACACCACGTAGCTCATAAAGTCACAGCTGTGAGGCGACTCTGTGGAAGAAGTGTCAGTATTTAAATAATTTCCCAATGTGTGTTATCAGTTTTTAGAACATCGTTTACTAAAGGCAAAGTTTATCATTTAAAGTTACTTGAAAcctaaaagaatcaaatttgaGGTTCATCCTATCAAAACACTTTACCAGTCTTTGTTTCATTTAACAACTTAATTTTAAGCATCTTCTAACTtttcaaagcttcttttttcagtttgaAATTGTGGCCGGAGATCGCTCCCACATCTCTGTAGAGTTTGTGTTCTCAGTTTGATGACGTCTTAAAAGGTTTCAGAAAACTGAACAAACCTCCAGCCTCCACCTGCAGGCTGTACGGCTCAGAGAGAGTCTCCATGATGTTATTCAGAGCACAGGTGTagttcccagaatcctctgCAGTCAGAGGGCTGAGATGGAGGGAGGGGCCAGTGTCTGAGAGGGCGTGGCCATCTTTGAACCAGGTGACCTCCAGTTGGTGGAAAGTGCAGACTGAAGTGCAGAGCAGTGTGACGTTTTCACCTCTGCTCAACTTTTTATCATCACTGGAGCTGATTATTCTCATTTTAGACGAATCTAAAATCAAAGTGTTCATATTACTTCAcacttattaattcttaatgaTGAATGATTATTTGCAGAATTAAGATTTTTTTGTTCTCACCAACAACTGTGACATTCACTCCTGTCTGGTTAGTAAAATGTCCTTCAGGACGATCAGCTTCCATCCTGAAGCGAAAGCTTGCGTTGTCTCTCTGCTGAACATCTCTGATCTGTAAAGTGCAGTTTGTCTTCTTGTCTCCCAGATATTGATAACGAGGATCAATGTTTGCTGGGTTACTGTCATACACAGATGGAATTTTGTCCTGACAGATCACATGGTTCTTACACCAGCGGACTCTGACGATCTTTAGAGGAACTTCTCTCTGACCATCACTGAAAGACTTCCGAGGTGTGAAGGTGCAGGGGAGGGTGACAGTGGACCCTCTGACAGCACAGGTAGACGTGAAAGGATAGACCACAGTTTGAGCCACAGCACCTGTGTGTGAAATATACAAAGCTGGTCAGATTAAACAAAGAATCATGGCAGGGTATTCTGGGTAGTTGTTATGGTTGCACACAAACTAtcaacacaacttttttttatgaACATAACTCcaaatttcgagttacttttctcaaaatttctgGTTTTTGACACTACGGGCTTCCATACTGTAGTGTCTGCTGTTATACTGACAGGAACAAAGTCAGGTACTGATGAGTTAGCGGTTACtaattgtgtattttatattttctcatcACCTGTACTGCAGCAAGCCACTAGAGGGCGACTGTGATATTAAAGGCTTCGTGCAGTCCAGATCAGAGGGTTAAGatcacttgaaaaatggcaaaaaatcatgttttgcatggttggatcttaacaaggttccaggTCGAGCTTCAACATGAAACAAGGAGAAATGAGagtgaaacaaaacattttttgaacatgcaatttattgaaaacactgattaaactgaaacagggtGTTtcgaaaaacaaaaatacccaCAATTTAAACTCCATAAAACCAGTTTTAGACACCAGCACACAAACAACGGTAGTTCCTCTACTTTCTAACAAGAGTTTTTGATACGAtgcaaaataagtaaataagacAAACTGTAGAGATGAAGACAGAAACACATCTGATAAGCAGGAAAACGTTGGCCggaaaaaagaagaatgaaGGAACTCGAGTGTCCCAACAACTTCCTCAAATAACTGCCTGACTGTTCACCAGGTTCCCAGCGCCGAGCAGCACCGATCTCAGGAAGGAGGTACGAGAAGATCCAtgagcaaataaaaaataaataagtgccaataataaaatcaatgactgcattcattgAAACCTGCTGTCTTCAATATTAACTGTAAAGTTTTTCTATCAAGTAAATGTGACGTCAGTCAGAAATAATGAGTCTGCTAcaaaatgtttgtgtgaaaaCAAAGTAACGTAAAATAACTTCTCCTTTTGATTTCCCCTCAGCAGCTTTAAGGTGGCTACAATGATCACATCCAGCTGCTCGATCACTTATTGATCTtctacattcacactcacatctcTGACATGTGGTTTCTGCTTTTGTGCCTTTAAACAGGATTTGGatgcagagcagcagcagcgagCGAGTCAAAGGAAAACTCTGAACCCTGTTTCCACTGATCGTCACTAAAACAGGATCAAAATAAGATTTCAGTCTTACCTGCCAGCAGGAACATGAAGCTCCACAGAAGCTGTTTGTCCCAAACTGCCATCCTTAGTTTCTGCTGAGGCTCTGCTGCAGTCAGAGGAGCGAGCAGAGAGTAAAGAGCTGGATGATGAAATGAGGCTGAAGAGTTGTCTTTGtgaatctgaaacctgaaaCCACgtgattcatttaaaaaatagaaacagTTTGCAGAAACTCAGAGACCAAAGCACTCTGAGCTGCAGGAGGAGGGTTTCATGTTCATTAGATTTGCAACATGCAACAAAGAGAACAAGAATGTTGTGTAAAAatctttgtttcttgttttattcaaagttCTCTGTTTCATCATTTGCATGAAATCTCTGCTGAACATTGAAAACAAGTGtggacacaaagaaagaagatTGTTTCAGTAGTTCATCGCTAACAATCTAGGAAGTGTCCCAGTCTGATGTGCAGAAGCTCCAGATGTTGGTTTCATGTGTCAGCACCAATCGTCAGAGCTGACGACTGACGATGGTAATTAACACGTTTATCCAGTGAAATGCGTTAACGTGAATACATGACATATTatttttatctctttatttttttgcattggctgcatcaaaacaaataaagattGTTATGATCAGTAGATTTTCTCTCATCTAACCTGCACCGAGGATCCTGTACACAGGAGCTTTTTTGTGTTTGAACACACAGATGTGATGGATGAAGTCATCGCGGTTACTTCTTCAGGTTTATTTTCAGTGTCTCCGTCAtgattttatttcacttctttagttttttctttttatatttctgtaaAGGTTAATTCAGCAGCATTTAGAAGCTCTTTaatgaaaattacattttaaagctAAAATCTGATTATTGTTGTCATGCATGAATTTTCACATTTCGATAGTTTTAGTGGTTAAACTTTATGATTGATTAATTTCTGACGTGCTGCTCAAATATAGATATAAAATTGTAAATTCAGCTTCCTGTTTGTCGAATTAAAAACTGTCAagattttagttttagtttagtttttttttttttacataattctgaaatatttatgttttgttgtttttacgaCAGGTTTAGTCTCAAACACGTTTCCGTccctgcaggcagagtctgacATCACGTCCTGTCTGCTCATCCTCAGAAGCTTGTGCCATCATCTAATGTTTCACAACTTTGTCCTACACTAAAGGCATTTGTGAGGGATGATTAAACAGACGTCAGAGCAGATTAAAACATTAATATAGTCGatgttttctcttgtttgtttatcaagAGGAAACAGGAACTCTCgagaaatttaaagaaaatcttaaaatttttcataaaaacttttttacaacaaacaacaacaaaacagacgaattttaaaaaaaaatcattatttttattgcaattaacatagaagaaaaatgaaagttatttttaataaagtaaTGTGttcataacaaacaaaacattttggaCTAAAACAGAAGTCATGACACTGAAACACAGACTGTACATAGAAGATGTCCAAAGGCCCATCGTGACGCCGCAGGTTCATGTTTTTAAGACTCTGTTTTGGTATTTTGACTCGAGATCGAGCGAGGCGGCTCTAACAGTGAAACCGAGACCACCGCAGGCTCGTACGGCTTTTGGATCAATTAAAAATAGACTAAATGATACCTGAAAATAACAGGAGAACTACTTCCTCCTCTGAAGTTCTGCAATCAAGCTGCAAAACATCTGAGGAAGTCTTAATGTGTTGCTAATCTCACTGAGCCAGTGCTGGTATAAAAAAGTGGACTCGTGCAGCTGTGGCAGCCATGACAGGGTAAAGACAAGCCGGTTATTCATTTCCTTTTCTGCATATGTGGCGTCTGCGTGGACggctgaatgtgtgtgaatgcagaCAAAGTGCTTTCATGAAAGGGTGAATCAGGCgtgttgtgtaaagtgcttaaAGCGCTCGAGTAAAGCAGAAGAAGTATGGAAATGAACCCCACAAAGCAAActctcctccatcatcagcaCTTGGAAAATGAACTTCATGTTTCATTCAGCAAAGCTTCAAACTGCAGATGAGCCTTCAACTCACTGGGAAACATTTAACGAGGTCACAGATTAAGTGAAGGTTCGGCTCATTTTCTCACCTCTTATTGAGGTTTTGCAGACGTGTGACCACTAACCAGGTGATGGTTAATGTTTTAGATGAGTGACAGTCACAGAGACAATGAAGGATCAAATGAATTGAGTGGCAGTGATACAGGCCTGGGACCAATGAAGCTTTCTGACCCTCAACgtgaaataaaagtgaattgtgTGCAGATCGCTCGGCTCAGATCAGGCAGCATGTGGAGGACACGACGATGGTTGTGGTTCAGCAACGTGA
Coding sequences:
- the LOC143412453 gene encoding uncharacterized protein LOC143412453, which produces MAVWDKQLLWSFMFLLAGAVAQTVVYPFTSTCAVRGSTVTLPCTFTPRKSFSDGQREVPLKIVRVRWCKNHVICQDKIPSVYDSNPANIDPRYQYLGDKKTNCTLQIRDVQQRDNASFRFRMEADRPEGHFTNQTGVNVTVVDSSKMRIISSSDDKKLSRGENVTLLCTSVCTFHQLEVTWFKDGHALSDTGPSLHLSPLTAEDSGNYTCALNNIMETLSEPYSLQVEAGAGGNLPPIPGVVFVVLLVVIALVLFIVERRLRAAEGQRAAEAS